A window of the Tachyglossus aculeatus isolate mTacAcu1 chromosome 2, mTacAcu1.pri, whole genome shotgun sequence genome harbors these coding sequences:
- the LOC119943420 gene encoding olfactory receptor 51I2-like has protein sequence MTTGQSSGDSGVTCELISVHSLHVPSMEDSHGNTSGSLSFILTGFPGLEDSLYWMFILLGALYSVSILGNSLILVILKEEQSLHQPMYYFLAMLSVSDLGVNCSTLPTVLGAFCFNVRAIGFDACMAQMFFIHLISWMESGILLAMSFDRYVAICNPLRYTAILTGSSTVKMGLAVLVRSFILILPLPFLLRRLPFCKANILHHAYCLHPDLIHLPCVDTTFNSLFGLSIMVSTFGLDSVLIFLSYVLILRSILTIVSQAGRSKALNTCVSHICAVLIFYIPMVGVSLIHRYGKQATPFVHTLMSIVYLFVPPMLNPIIYSIKTKEIRKRMKKMLSGAFRMC, from the coding sequence ATGACCACAGGCCAGTCCTCAGGGGACTCAGGAGTCACTTGTGAGCTGATTTCTGTCCATTCTTTACATGTCCCCAGCATGGAAGATTCCCACGGCAACAcctctggctccctctccttcATCCTGACTGGCTTCCCGGGATTGGAGGATTCCTTGTATTGGATGTTTATTCTGCTGGGAGCGCTCTACTCTGTTTCCATCCTAGGAAACTCCCTGATCCTGGTCATCCTGAAGGAGGAGCAGAGCCTGCACCAACCCATGTACTATTTCCTGGCCATGCTGTCTGTCAGTGACCTGGGGGTGAACTGCTCAACTCTGCCCACAGTCCTGGGTGCCTTCTGCTTCAATGTCAGGGCAATCGGCTTCGATGCCTGCATGGCCCAGATGTTCTTCATTCACTTGATCTCCTGGATGGAATCAGGCATCCTGCTGGCCATGAGCTTTGATCGCTATGTGGCTATCTGTAACCCACTCAGATACACAGCGATACTGACCGGCAGCAGCACTGTCAAGATGGGTTTGGCTGTTTTAGTACGCAGCTTCATTTTAATCCTTCCTTTACCCTTCCTCCTGAGGAGACTGCCATTTTGTAAGGCCAACATCCTGCATCATGCCTACTGTCTCCATCCCGACCTCATCCACCTGCCCTGTGTGGACACCACCTTCAACAGCTTATTTGGCCTGTCCATCATGGTCTCCACATTCGGACTGGACTCAGTGCTCATCTTCCTCTCCTATGTCCTGATCCTCAGGTCAATCCTGACCATCGTGTCCCAGGCAGGGCGGTCCAAGGCTCTCAACACCTGTGTCTCCCACATCTGCGCGGTACTCATCTTCTACATTCCCATGGTGGGTGTGTCCCTGATTCACCGGTATGGGAAACAGGCAACTCCATTTGTCCACACATTGATGTCCATCGTCTACCTTTTTGTGCCACCCATGCTCAACCCTATCATCTACAGCATCAAGACCAAGGAGATCCGCAAAAGGATGAAAAAGATGCTCTCTGGTGCTTTcaggatgtgctga